In Psychrobacter ciconiae, the genomic window GACCTATCAAATCCTATGCAAAATGCCACTCTTGCCATTTCGTCGGGGATGATGGCGGGCGTGTCAGCACATCGCGCCTTAATTTTTAACGACTAGTCTGAGCAACGATAAATCTAAGCAACGATAAAACCGCAACCAGCCATCTTTACAGATGGCTTTTTTTGATGAAAAATGTTTTGATGAAAAAGGGCGTTGCGGGAAATTTATTTTTTAAATTGTGACATAGGTTTAGTTAAGACTTAGATTAAGTTAAGACATAGGTTATTTGGCGTTGTCCTCGTCCGCATCTCCATGGTCCTCATGTTCATGCAAACCACACATCATATCCAGCGCTGAGTCGTCCGTGCGCTGTTGGTCTTTTTTTGCCAAGCCATCTTGGTTGATGTCCTTTGGCGCCATCTTGGTAGTTTCGTCAGTTTTATTGCGCGGCATGATAGCCTCCTTATTTTATGCGGTTGTTATGATAAAAACGGTGAAAGATAAATCAAGATTTCGTTGTATCTTGCTGATTATGCTTGATTTTTAATTATATTTTAAGAGTGAGTTTAGTAAGTTTAGTGACATTATGTAAGACGAAATGTTATTAAAATGATAAAAAATATTATATATTTTGAGAAAATAGTTATTAAAAAAGAATTTCAATGATTTATAGTAGCACTATGTTGCCCATATTTGGCAGCTGGTTAGGATTCTTTAATTTTAGTAAAAAACTTTAGTCACTAAACATTGCCTTATAACGATTAAGTCAAGCCAATGAGGAGGAGTAATGGCAGAAAGATTGGACAGTCATATCCCTGATGATGGTAACGAATATCTGTTTACCGATACGTTTCCAAAAGGTACAGGAAAAGGACTGATTGTGGTGGCAATCGCTGCAATAATAAGCTTGATAATTTATCAAGTGTTGCCGTTTGATATCAATGCCAATAAGGGTTTGGCAATGCTATTTTTTATTGGGGCGCTTTGGTTGACTGAAGCGCTTCATGTGACCATTACGGCGATTTTGGTCGTGGTCGTTGGGGTGCTGATTGGTATTCCTGATTTTAATGCCGAAACTGGACTGTCAAGCTTTGCAAACCCGACCATTTATCTGTTTTTTTGGGGGCTTTGCGCTTGCAGCCGCGCTCCACGTTCAAAAACTCGACCGCAAAATCGCGCTAAAAATATTATCAATGTCAGGTGGCAACCTGCGAACGGCGGTATTTTTGATTTTTGGTGTCACTGCGTTTTTATCGATGTGGATATCAAACACCGCAACGGCAGCAATGATGTTGCCGCTTGCTCTTGGGGTGCTCACACAAGTTGACCGCGAAAAAGACCGTGGCACGTTTGTGTTTGTACTGCTTGGGATTGCCTATTCAGCAAGCCTTGGTGGTCTTGGAACTATTGTAGGCTCGCCGCCCAATGCCATTGCAGCAAAAGCGCTTGATATTGCCTTTGTTGATTGGATGAAGTTTGGCGTTCCAATGATGCTGGTATTGCTTCCTGCCTTATTGGGTGCGATGTATTGGTATTTAAAACCTAATCTAAACCGGCAAGTAGAGTTGAGCACTGAGGTGGCAATCGAGTGGAATAAGCCTCGGGTGCTGACCATCATTGTGTTTGTTATTACCGCGCTGAGCTGGATATTTTCCAAGCAAGTGGGCGCGTTTCTTGATATTACCGATACCGACGCGGTCATTGCATTGACGGCAGCTGCCGCGGTGGTGAGCTTAGGGCTGGTGTCGTGGAAGCAGGTGTCAGACAATACCGACTGGGGCGTGTTGATGCTCTTTGGTGGCGGGATTGCGCTGTCGAGTATTTTAAAAATATCTGGGGCTTCGCTCATTTTAGGACAAACGGTTGCCAATGCGCTGTCAGTTGCGCCGCTCTTGGTAGTGATGATTGCTGTTTCGGCGTTTATTATTTTCTTAACTGAGTTTGCGTCAAATACAGCGTCGGCGGCGTTATTGGTTCCCGTTTTTGCTGCCATTGCTGAGCAAATGGGACTACCCCAAGAGGTTTTAGTGCTCATTATCGGGATTGGGGCGTCTTGTGCGTTTATGCTGCCAGTTGCCACGCCGCCAAATGCCATCGTCTTTGGCACAGGGCTGATCAAACAATCTGAGATGGTGCGAACGGGGCTGATTTTAAACCTTATTGCGACGTTGATTGTTGGGCTTTCGGCATATTTTTTCTTAATGTAATCATTTTTGAGTAATAAAAAAACCGATGACGCCTGCCATCGGTTTTTTGTTATTTGCGGCTTAATATCATTCTAACTCGTCTAACTCACCATCATCGACCCAAGCCCAACCATTTTCAATCCAGTCCATGACCTCATCGCTATCCACTTCATTTAAATCCTCAAGACCAAGCGCTTTGCTATCGGCAAGCTGCATTAATACTTGAGCGGCGGCAGGACTGATGTCATCTAAACGCTGACCGTTGGCAAAAATCACCGTTTCGTTGTCAATGACTGTATAAATCAAGCGACTGCTAAAATCGGCTTTAAGCCGAGCACCGTCAGTAATCGCGCTAACAAGCTCATCAGTCGTTGGCAGCTCTTCAGGAACGAGGGCGTCATATTGGCGCTTGCTGACCACCTCGCAAACGGCTTGCTGAATTAAACTTGCACCTTGATTGGACGTTAATAACTCAACCAACTGCGCGCGGATGGCGTCGATGCTTGAGGGTTCAAGCGCTCCTGAGGGCTGGCTTGATTGTGGCAACAGCATTGGCGTAAAAAGGGCAGGATTATTGGTCGCCACATCGGCAAGACTATCTATGATTTGCATCAAATTTGGGCGGCGACAGCCAAACGAAAAGGTCAAGCAGTCATCTTGAGCGACCCCAAAATGCGACCACTTTGGCGGCACGTAAAGCACATCGCCTGCT contains:
- a CDS encoding cupin domain-containing protein, with the translated sequence MIALPLCLPKSMSKAQFLSEYWQKKPLLIKNGLPALVGMFEPEDILGLALEEDASARLITQADSKAADAPQWQVKKSPLAEADFDNLPKFWTVLIQNLEQWSPELGALWQAFDFIPQWQRDDIMVSFAPKGGSVGKHYDDYDVFLAQGFGHRRWQLGKVCDESTEFVAGEPIRIFDDMGEIVFDEVLEAGDVLYVPPKWSHFGVAQDDCLTFSFGCRRPNLMQIIDSLADVATNNPALFTPMLLPQSSQPSGALEPSSIDAIRAQLVELLTSNQGASLIQQAVCEVVSKRQYDALVPEELPTTDELVSAITDGARLKADFSSRLIYTVIDNETVIFANGQRLDDISPAAAQVLMQLADSKALGLEDLNEVDSDEVMDWIENGWAWVDDGELDELE